TAGAAAAACGCAGGCGATGGCTCAAGACATCGCTCTCATCATCGGAAGCCGCATGTGGAATGTTCTGGCTATCAAAATGCGGGGGAGTCAGTCTGTTGGTCCACAGCATCCCCGATAAGATGGGGGGAGTGGACAAGGTGACCAAGGGTATCGATTCGTCCGAGTGGGCACAGACATTCTGGGGTTGATGTGGAAATGAAAACCGTTCTCTCCAGAGGGAGAGTCCTACAAACTGAAGCCAGTACTATCATTCGCAGTGACAGTAAGGAAGGGTAACGCGATTTTTTGGATAACCGAGGTCCTTAGCGTGTGCTTCCCGTTTATGGATCTTAGCTTTTTTGCTTTTTGCTTCATAAAATAAGGGAGTGTTGTTCATGACACTCCCTAACTCATTCATTTTTCAGCAAGTGTAAGAATGATTCACCGTTCTGTGTTTTTTCGGCACCGAAATATTGAACAGCTGTAGCTCCCACATCCGACATGGTTTTGCGATGTCCGATGGTACGCGAAAGCAGGCCTTTTTTGTATACCAAAATGGGCACTTTTTCCCGTGTATGATTGCTGTGGCCGATGGTCGGATCGTTTCCGTGGTCAGCCATCACGATCAGGATATCATCTTCGGTCAATTCTTCCATTAACTTTCCTAGATAATGATCAGATACTTGTAAGCGGTCGACATATCGATCCACATCTTCGGCATGACCAGCAAGATCTGTTTCTTGAATATTTAAGCAAATAAAACCATGGTGCATGGCACGCACTTGTTCAATGGTTTTCTCATTGTGCCATCACGATTTTGTACGATATCCGCCACTTTGCCCAGCAGAACTACTGGGATGCCTTGTTTGCCGAGGATCGTGGGTACCTGTACCCTAGGATCAATTCCATATCCCAAGTGAATGACTTGATACCCCTTGTTGTACACTCCTGATTGAGGTGTGTCAATGCCAGTGTATCCCGCGATTTCTTTCCGGGCTGCCAGCACGTCCCCGATCGTGACATCATTGCCACCGAAAGCAATGACACGAGAGACTTTCACCACATTTCGGACTACATTGCCGATCGATGTGATTTCTTCAAAATCAATCCTATCCAAACATCCCGTGATATTATAAACCTGTCCGGGATCTGCCTCCAAGTTATCTCCAACGGTCACGCAGTTGTTGACCACCAGGATTTGAAGATTGCCTCCGACATACTCAATCTCATATCCTTGCTTTTTCAAGGCAATAAACACTTGATCAATCACTTCGTTAAAAGGCTGAATCAGCGGCTTTTTGGGAGGGGTTCCCATTATTTCTTGATGACCGAAAAAGGTATCGCCGCCAAAATGCATCAAATCGGAACTGCCGTAAACAGCTCTCTCAGAAAAGCGCATGTTGCCCACTTCTTTACCGAGCGCGTTCATGATTCCCAATTTCTCTAAATTCGGCAAGTATATATCTGTCCGGGCTTCAAGAATATGTTTACATGTATTGGCACCAACATCTTGCGGACGGACTTCGGGAACGTCATCCATATACCCGATTCCCAAGCTATCCAGAACGACAATGATAAATCTTCCCACGTGATCACCTGCTTATCTCTTTACCTAAGCTGTCATAGATCCCGACAAGTTCCGGTTTTCCGCTGGATAAGCCCTTCACCACAGCCACATCGCTGCGAGTGACAAACACTTGCGTACGAAAAGCCATGATCACTGTATCACCAATGGTTAGATTTTGATCTAAGCCTATATAGTAGTCAATGCTGTGTGATCTGTCGTTGCAACCAGTGGGATGAAGCTGATCGCACGAGCCAATGAAGTCATGATGGCAGCTGAAAGGTTCCCTTGTTTTACTAAGTTCAACGAAATAGGGTCACCGGCCATCAAAGGTGACCGGGTGGCCCTCTTTCTGCAAAACTGTCCTCAATACATCATCTGTCATTATGGCGTTCAAAAGATTGGGGCGATCGTGGGACCCTGCAGCCCGATGTTCAAAGAATGGGAGCTGGAGTACGAGGTCAACGACCTCGGTGCCAAGGTCATCGTAACTTTGGACTCCTTGTACCCGGTGGTCGCAGCGATCCGGGAGAAAACTTCTCTGGAACGGGTGGTCGTCACCCGCTACGCTGATTTTCTGCCCGAACGGCCCGTTCTGGCATTTCCGGAGCCGGTCGGCGGTCGAGAACGGTTACCCGAGACCGACGATCTGGCGGAGATTCTGCGTACCTACCCCGCTTCGGCGCCCGAAGTAGAAGTAAGCATGGGAGACGTCTCCCTCATCGTCTATACATCCGGCACGACGGGCCTCCCGAAGGGAGCGATGCTCACCTACCGGAACGCCCAGTTTAAGACGGACTGTCTCACCCGGACCTTCGGTTATCAGCAGGAGGACGTGTCCCTCGCCGTCATGCCGATTTTCCACATCGCCGGGATGCTCAATGGCGTCAATGTACCGATCTACACCGGGGGAACCACCGTCCTGATGACCCGCTACACCCCCGAAGCCCTCATGGAGGTCGTCGAACGCTACCGGGTGAACGTAATGTATACTATCGTGCCGATGAATGTGGCGATTATGAACCATCCTCGAGCCCGAACCGTGGATTGGTCCTCCCTGCGGCTGAACCCGTGCACCAGTTTCGGCATCCAATTGACGAAGGAAATTTCCGATCAATGGCAGCAATTGACTGGTGTTCCTCTTTTTGAAGCAGCATACGGACTCAGCGAAACTCATACAGTGGATGCCATCATGCCGCCGGACCGTATCAAATACGGTACAACGGGAAAACCGACCTTCGAAACGGAAATCAAAATTCTCTCTCTGGAAGAACCAAGGCGGGAATTGCCTCCGGGTGAAGAGGGTGAAATCGTCGTCAAAAACCCTGGGGTGTTTAAGGGATACTTCAACAAGCCGGAGGCGACAGCGGAGACTCTCCGGGACGGATGGGTGTATACCGGAGACATCGGAAAACTTGACGAGGAAGGGTATCTCTATTTTCTGGGACGTGTGAAGGAAATGATCAAGTGTTCGGGTTACAGCGTGTTCCCTGAGGAAGTGGAACAGTGGATCGTGCGCCATCCGGCTGTGGCTCAAGTGGCGGTTATCGGCGTCCCGGACCCCGTTCGGGGCGAATCAGTCAAGGCGTTTATCGTGCTTAAGCCGGAGTACAAAGGAAAAGTGACGGAAGAGGACATCATATCCTGGAGTCGGTTTACAAATACCCCCGTCTCGTCGAGTTTCGTGACTCCCTTCCCGTCACAGGTACTGGAAAAATGTTGCGAAGGGTATTGAAAGAACAAAATGGCTAATCCGTCGCTTCGCGTTGACATGTATGGGCGTATGAACGACCCAAGTCTAACGTGCCCTTTTGGCCGAAGCTTGCCCCGACGGGG
Above is a window of Polycladomyces subterraneus DNA encoding:
- a CDS encoding mutase, translated to MHHGFICLNIQETDLAGHAEDVDRYVDRLQVSDHYLGKLMEELTEDDILIVMADHGNDPTIGHSNHTREKVPILVYKKGLLSRTIGHRKTMSDVGATAVQYFGAEKTQNGESFLHLLKNE
- a CDS encoding phosphopentomutase produces the protein MDDVPEVRPQDVGANTCKHILEARTDIYLPNLEKLGIMNALGKEVGNMRFSERAVYGSSDLMHFGGDTFFGHQEIMGTPPKKPLIQPFNEVIDQVFIALKKQGYEIEYVGGNLQILVVNNCVTVGDNLEADPGQVYNITGCLDRIDFEEITSIGNVVRNVVKVSRVIAFGGNDVTIGDVLAARKEIAGYTGIDTPQSGVYNKGYQVIHLGYGIDPRVQVPTILGKQGIPVVLLGKVADIVQNRDGTMRKPLNKCVPCTMVLFA
- a CDS encoding YhfT family protein; protein product: MMAGDPISLNLVKQGNLSAAIMTSLARAISFIPLVATTDHTALTTI
- a CDS encoding AMP-binding protein; translation: MAAERFPCFTKFNEIGSPAIKGDRVALFLQNCPQYIICHYGVQKIGAIVGPCSPMFKEWELEYEVNDLGAKVIVTLDSLYPVVAAIREKTSLERVVVTRYADFLPERPVLAFPEPVGGRERLPETDDLAEILRTYPASAPEVEVSMGDVSLIVYTSGTTGLPKGAMLTYRNAQFKTDCLTRTFGYQQEDVSLAVMPIFHIAGMLNGVNVPIYTGGTTVLMTRYTPEALMEVVERYRVNVMYTIVPMNVAIMNHPRARTVDWSSLRLNPCTSFGIQLTKEISDQWQQLTGVPLFEAAYGLSETHTVDAIMPPDRIKYGTTGKPTFETEIKILSLEEPRRELPPGEEGEIVVKNPGVFKGYFNKPEATAETLRDGWVYTGDIGKLDEEGYLYFLGRVKEMIKCSGYSVFPEEVEQWIVRHPAVAQVAVIGVPDPVRGESVKAFIVLKPEYKGKVTEEDIISWSRFTNTPVSSSFVTPFPSQVLEKCCEGY